A region from the Lysobacter antibioticus genome encodes:
- a CDS encoding nuclear transport factor 2 family protein, whose translation MSTTKQKGEIERLEKAFWQSILEGSPQVATEMLTEPALMVSGHGAHKFDHATYTKMANDDRVKLLDYKISAMDVLLPTDDVAVASYRVLQKVAMEGKTTEMDVYDTSTWVKVGDQWRCVMHTESPADSKKH comes from the coding sequence ATGAGCACGACGAAACAGAAAGGCGAGATCGAGCGACTGGAAAAAGCGTTCTGGCAGTCGATACTGGAGGGATCGCCGCAAGTGGCCACCGAAATGCTGACCGAGCCCGCCCTCATGGTCAGCGGACATGGTGCGCACAAGTTCGACCATGCCACCTACACCAAGATGGCGAACGACGACCGAGTCAAGCTGCTCGACTACAAGATATCCGCGATGGACGTCCTGCTGCCGACGGACGATGTGGCCGTCGCCAGCTATCGCGTGTTGCAGAAGGTGGCGATGGAAGGCAAGACCACGGAGATGGACGTCTACGACACCTCGACCTGGGTCAAGGTGGGCGATCAGTGGCGTTGCGTGATGCACACGGAAAGTCCGGCGGATTCGAAGAAGCACTGA
- a CDS encoding lipocalin-like domain-containing protein, producing MKTGILFLALTGLSIGCAVAAPPAAKGEAEPLRSRLVGTWQVMEVVDTDPAGKIQHPYGERPTGYIVYDPTGHLHVQLMRTPATPPFAEGDQKGSEREVRAAYDGYVAYFGTYRVDEAQSKVIHEVQGSLMPSYTGTDQPRPFKLSGDELIIEGKTQEGGFYRRFRRVK from the coding sequence ATGAAAACCGGTATTTTATTTCTGGCCTTGACCGGCCTGTCGATCGGCTGCGCCGTCGCAGCGCCGCCGGCCGCCAAGGGCGAGGCGGAACCCTTGCGTTCCCGGCTCGTGGGTACCTGGCAAGTCATGGAGGTGGTCGACACCGACCCCGCCGGAAAGATTCAGCATCCTTATGGCGAGCGCCCCACGGGATACATCGTCTACGACCCGACCGGTCATCTGCATGTGCAGCTCATGCGGACGCCGGCGACGCCGCCGTTCGCCGAGGGCGATCAGAAGGGCAGCGAGCGGGAAGTCCGGGCCGCTTACGACGGCTATGTGGCCTACTTCGGCACCTACCGGGTCGATGAAGCGCAGAGCAAGGTGATTCATGAGGTGCAGGGCAGCCTGATGCCGAGCTACACCGGCACCGACCAACCCCGTCCATTCAAGCTCAGCGGGGATGAGCTGATCATCGAAGGGAAAACCCAGGAAGGCGGTTTCTACCGGCGGTTCCGCAGAGTCAAGTAA
- a CDS encoding outer membrane beta-barrel protein, translated as MLLAAAALSPVTALAASRSYTYLDAGYGKQTIESADSDPLLRLGDIDADGGYVGGSVELGRGMFLTGAFHRGNGDVDVSSGSQVLTRLDVDVQQVALGLGYHYEINERLDWTAELGYLNARFEYENRALAFTEKQDGDDARASVGLRGNLSERLEAWGKLRYTDGDTYDGEVSGAVGALLKFNELWGLTAEAGAGAGNRQYTLGVRASF; from the coding sequence ATGCTCCTCGCGGCAGCGGCACTGTCTCCGGTCACGGCGCTTGCCGCATCGCGCAGCTACACCTATCTGGATGCGGGCTATGGAAAGCAGACGATCGAGTCGGCCGACTCCGATCCCTTGCTGCGCCTGGGCGATATCGATGCCGACGGCGGCTATGTCGGCGGCTCGGTCGAGCTGGGGCGCGGGATGTTTCTGACCGGCGCCTTCCACCGGGGCAATGGCGATGTCGACGTGAGCTCCGGATCGCAGGTGCTGACCCGCTTGGACGTGGACGTGCAGCAAGTCGCGCTCGGCCTGGGCTACCACTACGAGATCAACGAGCGCCTCGATTGGACCGCGGAGCTGGGTTATCTCAACGCCCGCTTCGAGTACGAGAACCGCGCCCTGGCGTTCACCGAGAAACAGGATGGCGACGATGCCCGCGCATCGGTCGGCCTGCGCGGCAACCTGAGCGAACGCCTGGAGGCCTGGGGCAAGCTCAGGTACACCGACGGCGATACCTACGACGGCGAGGTCAGCGGCGCGGTAGGCGCTTTGCTGAAGTTCAACGAGCTGTGGGGCTTGACCGCCGAAGCCGGGGCGGGCGCGGGCAATCGCCAGTACACGCTCGGGGTTCGCGCTTCTTTCTGA
- a CDS encoding sensor histidine kinase, translated as MFRQTLNMLVTAGAVLKRIPAVFWMVIIWWTGYAIVFAAQIVRMSGPEGMSMSWPQALHFGFGSWMMWVPVTLGLYWLVRRSPIERGRILRSLAILLGASLLTVLLRAAYVYATSSVFHWFGHHPRPGFMEVLTGSLSYNLMLAWVVIGMAHALVFYHRSMDRGRQIARLQEGLTTAKLEALRAQMNPHFLFNALNSVAEMVHRDPELADRMLVSLSLLLQEGLSVDRVQFRPLREEIELINSYLMIEKVRLSDRLKVEWSVETAALDVSVPALILQPLVENAVVHGISRRRAPSVLGIGCELRGETLVVEVSNCVSPDGAAPHGSGIGLGSARSRLQLLYGGRATIRQCSTESGRYLVRITVPTGKYGAASLPGESPA; from the coding sequence TTGTTCCGCCAGACACTCAATATGCTCGTCACTGCGGGAGCGGTTCTGAAGCGAATACCAGCGGTCTTCTGGATGGTCATCATCTGGTGGACGGGCTACGCAATTGTGTTTGCCGCCCAGATCGTTCGCATGAGCGGCCCGGAAGGCATGTCGATGTCTTGGCCACAGGCGCTTCACTTCGGCTTCGGCAGTTGGATGATGTGGGTGCCGGTGACCTTGGGGCTGTACTGGCTGGTGCGGCGCAGTCCGATCGAGCGCGGCCGGATACTGCGTTCTTTGGCGATCCTGCTCGGTGCCTCCCTTCTGACGGTGTTGCTCCGGGCGGCCTATGTCTATGCGACAAGCTCCGTCTTCCATTGGTTCGGTCATCATCCTCGTCCGGGATTCATGGAGGTTCTGACCGGTAGCCTGAGTTACAACCTGATGCTTGCCTGGGTCGTGATTGGAATGGCGCACGCGCTCGTTTTCTATCACAGGAGCATGGACAGGGGCAGGCAGATCGCGAGGCTGCAAGAGGGCCTCACCACGGCAAAGCTGGAAGCATTGCGTGCACAAATGAACCCTCATTTCCTTTTCAATGCGCTCAACTCCGTCGCCGAAATGGTGCATCGGGATCCGGAGCTGGCTGATCGGATGCTGGTTTCGCTTTCGCTCCTGCTTCAGGAGGGGCTATCCGTCGATAGAGTTCAATTCCGGCCGCTCCGCGAGGAGATCGAGCTAATCAACAGCTACTTGATGATCGAGAAGGTTCGTTTGAGCGATCGGCTAAAGGTCGAATGGAGCGTCGAAACGGCAGCTCTGGATGTTTCGGTGCCGGCGCTGATTCTGCAACCCTTGGTCGAAAATGCCGTGGTGCACGGTATTTCGCGACGGCGAGCTCCGAGCGTGTTAGGCATCGGCTGTGAATTGCGTGGCGAGACCTTGGTCGTCGAAGTGTCTAATTGTGTGTCTCCCGATGGGGCGGCGCCTCATGGTTCGGGCATCGGCTTGGGAAGTGCGCGCAGCCGCCTGCAGCTCTTGTACGGGGGGCGGGCGACCATCCGGCAATGCTCGACGGAATCCGGGAGATACCTCGTTCGAATAACCGTTCCGACGGGAAAGTATGGGGCTGCCAGTCTTCCCGGTGAGTCTCCGGCATGA
- a CDS encoding LytR/AlgR family response regulator transcription factor: MTSLRAAIIDDEPMARARLRRLLERVGRDLVSVVAECVDIGELSAVAANLDIDVLFLDIEMPGGDGFQALARWPGPRPHVVFVTAYPQHGARAFDVRAVDYLIKPVSGERLRDTLERLSGARTKDGVVNEAVSDADRIPLKVGSRVHLVQRNKIDLVVSIGNYLEVHADGAVYTVRETLTDFHSRLGCAEFARLHRSAVVRIAAIRQIVPAGSARFRIVLDSGQHLFSGRQFRSKVDELLA; the protein is encoded by the coding sequence ATGACCTCGCTGCGCGCTGCGATCATCGATGACGAGCCGATGGCGCGTGCCAGGCTGCGTCGTCTGTTGGAGAGAGTAGGTCGGGACCTGGTATCCGTCGTGGCCGAGTGTGTCGACATCGGAGAGCTATCGGCCGTTGCGGCGAATTTGGACATTGACGTTCTCTTTCTGGATATCGAGATGCCAGGTGGAGATGGATTCCAGGCTCTGGCTCGATGGCCAGGGCCCCGGCCGCACGTGGTGTTCGTGACGGCGTACCCGCAGCACGGCGCCCGGGCCTTCGACGTGCGTGCCGTCGATTATTTGATCAAGCCGGTTTCGGGCGAGCGTTTGCGGGATACGCTCGAAAGACTGAGTGGGGCTCGGACGAAAGATGGCGTGGTCAACGAAGCCGTCAGCGACGCCGATCGCATTCCGCTGAAGGTCGGAAGCCGGGTTCATCTTGTGCAAAGGAACAAGATCGATCTTGTCGTTTCGATAGGGAATTATCTTGAAGTTCACGCGGACGGGGCCGTCTATACCGTGCGTGAAACCTTGACGGATTTTCATTCGCGCCTCGGCTGCGCCGAGTTCGCCCGGCTGCACCGGTCTGCCGTTGTACGCATCGCGGCTATTCGCCAGATCGTTCCTGCCGGTTCGGCCAGGTTCCGGATCGTGCTCGATTCCGGTCAGCATCTGTTCTCCGGGCGCCAGTTCCGCAGCAAGGTAGACGAGCTGCTGGCATAG
- a CDS encoding acyl-CoA thioesterase, with amino-acid sequence MILFGDCDPGGVVYTPRIAHFVVEAGLDFLSHALGGPAARRLFAMGILPPARALSIEFLHPMAWDDAIDIEVSVDKVGEHSFALLVSAFNAAGDNCFRATITQVTISPETRWPVPLPAELRAALDGTRDG; translated from the coding sequence GTGATCCTGTTCGGCGACTGCGACCCGGGTGGGGTCGTGTACACGCCGCGTATCGCTCACTTCGTCGTCGAAGCGGGGCTCGATTTTCTGTCGCATGCGCTCGGCGGACCCGCAGCCAGGCGTTTGTTCGCCATGGGCATCCTGCCGCCCGCGCGCGCCCTTTCGATCGAGTTTCTGCATCCGATGGCCTGGGACGATGCGATCGATATCGAGGTCTCGGTCGACAAGGTCGGCGAGCACTCGTTCGCTCTGCTGGTCAGCGCGTTCAATGCCGCCGGCGACAACTGCTTCCGCGCGACCATCACGCAGGTCACGATATCGCCCGAGACGCGATGGCCGGTACCGCTGCCTGCGGAACTGAGGGCCGCGCTCGACGGGACGCGCGACGGCTGA
- a CDS encoding class I SAM-dependent methyltransferase produces the protein MSSFSDPQAVARYALGPVRQVPGFQALQQMARLLLAESVPRDGQVLVLGAGGGLELKVFAEAQPEWRFVGVDPSAEMLKLASATLGPLAPRVELVEGYIDTASEGPYDGATCLLTLHFLPAEQRLHTLTELRRRLKPGAPLIVAHHSFPQGEQQKARWLNRYAAFAVASGIPAADAGNAIAAIGSRLPALSPEQDLALLREAGFDEVELFYAGFTFKGWVAYNPS, from the coding sequence TTGTCGTCGTTCTCCGATCCCCAGGCGGTTGCCCGCTACGCGCTCGGTCCGGTCAGGCAAGTACCGGGCTTTCAGGCGCTGCAACAGATGGCCAGGCTGCTGCTCGCCGAGAGCGTACCCCGCGACGGCCAGGTACTCGTCCTCGGCGCCGGCGGCGGCCTGGAGTTGAAGGTTTTTGCCGAAGCGCAGCCCGAGTGGCGTTTCGTCGGCGTGGACCCGTCGGCCGAGATGCTGAAACTCGCGAGCGCCACCTTGGGTCCGCTCGCACCGCGCGTCGAACTCGTCGAGGGTTACATCGACACCGCGTCGGAGGGACCTTACGACGGCGCCACCTGCCTGCTGACCTTGCATTTTCTGCCCGCCGAACAACGCCTGCATACCTTGACCGAGCTCAGGCGACGCCTGAAACCCGGCGCTCCACTGATCGTGGCCCACCACAGCTTTCCCCAAGGCGAACAGCAAAAGGCGCGTTGGCTGAATCGCTACGCGGCCTTCGCGGTAGCGTCCGGCATTCCCGCCGCGGATGCCGGCAACGCCATCGCCGCGATCGGCAGCCGACTGCCGGCGCTTTCACCCGAACAGGACCTGGCCTTGCTGCGAGAGGCGGGGTTCGACGAGGTCGAGTTGTTCTATGCCGGTTTTACCTTCAAGGGCTGGGTTGCGTACAACCCGTCCTGA
- a CDS encoding DUF2177 family protein, with translation MLKELLKAMDTSQRGRPWRYRLLWAGLWLATAAMFFVVFRSGAELHWPHILLAAGCFGLGLVFAYDFCRSMLLRQWPVVAPHIDRERIKRRLAELSR, from the coding sequence GTGCTGAAGGAACTGCTGAAGGCGATGGATACCTCGCAACGCGGCCGTCCTTGGCGTTATCGGTTGCTATGGGCCGGACTGTGGCTGGCTACCGCCGCAATGTTCTTCGTCGTATTCCGCAGCGGTGCCGAGCTTCATTGGCCTCACATCTTGTTGGCGGCCGGCTGCTTCGGGCTGGGGCTGGTTTTCGCCTACGACTTCTGCAGGTCCATGCTGCTCCGGCAGTGGCCCGTCGTGGCGCCGCACATCGACCGCGAGCGTATAAAGCGCCGGCTTGCCGAGTTGTCCCGCTGA
- a CDS encoding response regulator transcription factor: MDARSMEAARRLPTLAVVEDDRTFREDVLLPVLAHSGFSVFGMAGALDLYRSMTLRSYDLVLLDVGLPDEDGVSIAAHLRKLSPRVGIVMLTGYDSGPDRMRGLRAGADAYLPKPVDMEEVVTTLHNLARWVVPEANPTHARTKWRLDDRGWCILTPGGVEIEMNLAERQVMAMLAAAAGIPVQRETLIASLVKNAYEFDPHRLEMLVHRLRKKCQQLAEEELPLRAVRGIGYVLNW; encoded by the coding sequence ATGGACGCTCGCTCGATGGAGGCCGCCCGGCGGCTGCCCACGCTGGCGGTGGTGGAGGACGATCGAACATTCCGAGAAGACGTTCTTTTGCCGGTGCTGGCGCATTCCGGGTTCTCCGTCTTCGGGATGGCGGGCGCGCTGGATCTGTACCGGTCGATGACGCTTCGCTCCTACGATCTGGTGCTGCTCGATGTCGGCCTGCCCGATGAGGATGGCGTCAGCATCGCAGCGCATCTGCGCAAGCTGTCTCCGCGTGTCGGCATCGTCATGTTGACCGGATACGACTCCGGCCCGGACCGGATGCGCGGGCTGCGCGCGGGTGCGGATGCTTATCTGCCCAAGCCGGTCGATATGGAAGAGGTGGTGACGACTTTGCATAATCTGGCGCGATGGGTCGTGCCGGAGGCGAACCCCACTCATGCGCGGACGAAGTGGCGCCTGGACGACAGGGGCTGGTGCATCCTGACTCCCGGCGGTGTCGAGATCGAGATGAACCTGGCCGAGCGGCAAGTCATGGCGATGCTGGCAGCAGCGGCCGGCATTCCGGTGCAGCGCGAGACTTTGATCGCGAGCTTGGTCAAGAACGCCTACGAGTTCGATCCGCACCGGCTGGAAATGCTGGTTCATCGCCTGCGCAAGAAATGCCAGCAGTTGGCGGAAGAAGAGCTGCCGCTGCGCGCGGTGCGTGGCATCGGCTATGTGCTCAACTGGTAG
- a CDS encoding ligand-binding sensor domain-containing protein, with protein MSSLKAGLRLTWSALFLLVLWGSASASPGVQPRYRVGVHAFTGDDGLPQGGVNAVLQTRDGYLWIGTFGGLARFDGLASSIFRAEPSLDASGPQREPQAGPASDRILALHEDERQQLWIGTQDAGLSVYRQGAFHHLPLCGGTCQVNAIAQTPDRTLWILSNVGLFTLDPVRRQPTWIDSQRTGHTQLVRDRQGHIYVSGGEGLFVVDDGRLRRLPLPAGDGWVQVLKTSGDDLLVGTNRALYRYRPGQGQWQPLGVASPTAAIKDADERWWVATASGRMLREDGGGGWQDIPELFGMGVISLARDDEGNLWLGSGSKGLLRVRKPVFGEIPAFHGGVNMAGRAIVADGQGGLWLGSACGGLRHWRQDGRMLRQPVLRAAGDECVTSLALDGDGALWAGTAEGLLVRIADGRPKLVGNWPGGGAVNVWRRSEGRLLVSSGRSVLAVEIDGERRISGQHRIEALGDMSINAIVPAASGGDWFVGDRGVWRLLGDRVVERWTPREGLSSRFARAVYEDRATATLWVGTYGGGLNRIRNGQVQRYDSRNGLFDDTVSCILPDGQGRLWLGGNRGITVLPTPGEAGAKIESVGYAAGDGLVPAEINGGHSTACHRDTQGRLWFSLVEGFAVVDPKDFPVVASVPLRARIEQVAVTGRTQQIAGSSLALEPFARSLEIHYTAINLSRPRETYFRFRLLGFDHGWVDAGQNRSILYPLIPWGEHLFEVQARTLGGRWSPVSARLSILNPQPWYLRPWALILATALGLLVLVAATHIGTSQDRMPAKPPD; from the coding sequence GTGAGTAGTCTCAAGGCTGGGTTGCGGCTGACGTGGTCGGCGCTGTTTCTGTTGGTCCTGTGGGGTTCCGCTTCGGCCTCGCCGGGGGTGCAGCCGCGCTATCGGGTGGGCGTGCACGCGTTCACCGGAGACGACGGGCTGCCGCAAGGCGGCGTGAATGCCGTGCTCCAGACCCGCGACGGCTATCTCTGGATCGGTACGTTCGGCGGCCTGGCGCGTTTCGACGGTTTGGCATCCAGTATCTTTCGCGCCGAGCCGTCGCTCGATGCCTCCGGTCCGCAGCGCGAGCCGCAAGCCGGGCCCGCGAGCGATCGCATCCTGGCGCTGCATGAAGACGAACGCCAGCAACTGTGGATCGGGACGCAGGACGCCGGCTTGAGCGTGTACAGGCAAGGGGCGTTCCATCACCTGCCGCTCTGCGGCGGTACCTGCCAGGTCAACGCGATCGCGCAGACGCCCGACCGGACGCTGTGGATCCTCAGCAATGTCGGCTTGTTCACGCTGGACCCCGTGCGCCGGCAGCCGACCTGGATCGATTCGCAACGAACCGGCCATACGCAGCTGGTGCGCGATCGGCAGGGGCATATTTACGTAAGCGGCGGGGAAGGCCTGTTCGTTGTCGACGATGGACGGCTTCGTCGCCTGCCGTTGCCGGCTGGGGACGGATGGGTGCAGGTGTTGAAAACCAGCGGCGACGACTTGCTGGTCGGCACCAACCGTGCGCTTTATCGCTACCGGCCCGGTCAAGGCCAATGGCAGCCCTTGGGTGTGGCAAGCCCGACCGCGGCGATAAAGGATGCCGATGAGCGATGGTGGGTGGCGACGGCGTCCGGGCGAATGCTGAGGGAAGACGGTGGCGGCGGCTGGCAGGATATTCCCGAACTGTTCGGCATGGGCGTGATCAGCCTGGCGCGGGACGACGAGGGCAACCTGTGGTTGGGCAGCGGCAGCAAGGGGCTGTTGCGCGTACGCAAGCCGGTGTTCGGAGAGATCCCCGCTTTCCATGGCGGCGTGAACATGGCCGGCCGCGCGATCGTCGCCGATGGACAGGGCGGCCTATGGCTCGGTTCGGCTTGCGGAGGGCTGCGTCATTGGCGACAGGACGGCCGCATGCTGCGGCAGCCGGTCCTGCGAGCCGCGGGCGACGAATGCGTCACCAGCCTGGCCTTGGACGGCGACGGCGCGCTCTGGGCCGGTACGGCGGAGGGGCTGTTGGTGCGCATCGCCGACGGCCGGCCGAAGCTCGTCGGAAATTGGCCGGGGGGCGGGGCGGTCAATGTCTGGCGAAGAAGCGAGGGACGTCTGCTCGTCAGCTCGGGCCGCTCCGTGCTCGCGGTCGAGATCGATGGCGAACGGCGTATCTCCGGGCAGCACCGCATCGAGGCGCTGGGCGACATGAGCATCAATGCCATCGTCCCGGCGGCGAGCGGCGGCGACTGGTTCGTCGGCGACCGCGGCGTGTGGCGTTTGCTCGGCGACCGCGTTGTCGAGCGATGGACGCCCCGCGAGGGCTTGTCGTCGCGTTTTGCACGCGCCGTGTATGAAGACCGGGCCACCGCCACGTTGTGGGTGGGCACCTACGGCGGCGGTCTCAACCGGATCCGCAACGGACAAGTGCAGCGTTACGACAGCCGCAACGGCCTGTTCGACGACACGGTGTCGTGCATCCTGCCCGACGGCCAAGGGCGTCTATGGCTGGGCGGCAACCGCGGCATCACCGTGTTGCCGACGCCGGGCGAAGCCGGCGCCAAGATCGAGTCGGTCGGCTACGCCGCGGGCGATGGCTTGGTCCCGGCCGAAATCAACGGCGGCCATTCGACCGCGTGCCACCGCGATACCCAGGGGCGGCTGTGGTTCTCGCTGGTCGAAGGCTTCGCCGTCGTCGACCCCAAGGATTTTCCGGTGGTTGCATCGGTCCCGCTGAGAGCCCGCATCGAACAGGTGGCGGTCACCGGACGCACCCAGCAGATCGCAGGATCTTCGCTGGCCTTGGAGCCTTTCGCGCGCAGCCTGGAAATTCATTACACCGCCATCAATCTGAGCCGGCCGCGGGAAACCTATTTTCGCTTTCGCTTGCTCGGATTCGATCACGGCTGGGTGGATGCCGGACAGAACCGCAGCATTCTGTACCCGCTGATTCCCTGGGGAGAGCACCTGTTCGAAGTGCAGGCGCGCACCCTGGGGGGACGTTGGTCGCCGGTATCGGCCCGCCTGAGCATTCTCAACCCGCAGCCCTGGTATCTGCGGCCCTGGGCCTTGATCCTGGCGACGGCCCTGGGTTTGCTGGTGCTGGTCGCCGCCACCCACATCGGCACGAGCCAGGACAGAATGCCGGCGAAGCCTCCGGATTGA
- a CDS encoding sensor histidine kinase: protein MTARESFPPLWHRFIGWMQRVPIRAARDKRNAMALQAILAVVAVTTLLMAIGSCAAAPDMASYTEHWLLLIVSAYTWACLYLLRHGLFRLSTSLTVIGGVILMAVSYHAYGLRSQSGLQITHLLPLLLSGLFLGRTAVWWTALAYAAALAIGARTDLQLATDSMQASEASTNLLLSGMNFLVLVAILDRLILSSRRAISRSEELNALCLELQRQVEEKERAYERLVQTQKMETIGRLSTGIAHDFNAILSVILGHATSVGRRGDIDAVLPGIRQAARSGATLTRRLLSFSRTHTRHLSTFDLAEAIEEVRPLILPVFPRAIEVSLDTSASGLWVKADRDELVLALLNVASNACDAMPQGGRFTLSVEADGDHACIGLEDTGVGMTPEVLARLYEPFFTTKPRDRGTGIGMATVHRFVADHGGAITAESAPGEGTRIRIRLPLAEPEDSLRDEADWELAQTPHRTSHREISTVVPTDPAMTRHAAAP from the coding sequence ATGACCGCACGCGAATCGTTCCCTCCCCTTTGGCATCGCTTCATCGGCTGGATGCAACGCGTGCCGATCCGCGCGGCGCGCGACAAACGCAACGCCATGGCGCTGCAAGCGATACTCGCCGTCGTCGCGGTCACCACGCTGTTGATGGCGATCGGGTCCTGCGCCGCCGCGCCGGACATGGCGAGCTACACCGAGCACTGGCTGCTGCTGATCGTCAGCGCCTATACCTGGGCCTGCCTCTATCTGCTGCGCCACGGGCTGTTCCGCTTATCGACCAGCCTTACCGTCATCGGCGGCGTGATCCTGATGGCCGTGAGTTACCACGCCTACGGACTGCGCTCGCAGTCCGGCCTGCAGATCACCCACCTGCTTCCCCTGCTGTTGTCGGGATTGTTCCTGGGCAGGACCGCGGTCTGGTGGACCGCCCTGGCCTACGCCGCCGCACTCGCGATCGGGGCGCGCACCGACCTGCAACTCGCGACCGATTCCATGCAGGCCTCGGAAGCCTCGACCAACCTGCTTCTGTCGGGGATGAATTTTCTCGTCCTGGTGGCGATCCTGGACCGCTTGATCCTGTCGTCGCGACGGGCGATCAGCCGCAGCGAAGAACTCAACGCGCTGTGCCTGGAGCTCCAGCGCCAGGTGGAAGAGAAAGAACGCGCTTACGAGCGTCTGGTGCAAACCCAGAAGATGGAAACCATCGGCCGGCTTTCGACCGGCATCGCCCACGATTTCAATGCCATCCTCAGCGTGATCCTGGGCCACGCGACGTCCGTGGGCCGGCGTGGCGACATCGACGCGGTCCTGCCTGGAATACGCCAGGCGGCGCGCAGCGGCGCCACCCTCACCCGGCGCCTGCTCAGCTTCAGCCGCACGCATACGCGACACCTGTCCACATTCGATCTCGCCGAGGCGATCGAAGAAGTGCGGCCGTTGATCCTGCCGGTGTTCCCGCGCGCGATCGAGGTATCGCTGGACACCTCGGCCTCGGGCCTGTGGGTCAAGGCCGACCGGGACGAGCTGGTGCTGGCGCTGTTGAACGTAGCCAGTAACGCCTGCGATGCCATGCCGCAGGGCGGTCGTTTCACTTTGTCGGTCGAGGCCGACGGAGATCACGCCTGCATCGGCTTGGAAGACACCGGCGTCGGCATGACGCCGGAAGTGCTCGCGCGCTTGTACGAGCCGTTCTTCACGACCAAGCCCAGGGACCGGGGCACCGGGATCGGCATGGCGACCGTGCATCGCTTCGTCGCCGACCACGGTGGCGCGATCACGGCAGAAAGCGCCCCCGGCGAGGGCACGCGCATCCGAATCCGCTTGCCGCTGGCCGAGCCCGAAGACAGCCTGCGGGATGAGGCCGACTGGGAGCTTGCGCAGACGCCGCACAGGACGAGCCATCGCGAGATCTCGACGGTCGTACCGACGGACCCGGCCATGACGCGCCACGCCGCCGCCCCCTGA